In Ipomoea triloba cultivar NCNSP0323 chromosome 15, ASM357664v1, one genomic interval encodes:
- the LOC116006247 gene encoding uncharacterized protein LOC116006247 yields the protein MATKQQESRLSLKLLIDEKTNRVVAAEAEKDFVDILFSFLSFPMGTIIRVTSCEQIKIPVTIGCMNNLYRSIQNSPVNWHTQLCKTMVLNPRNPCAWYCNNLKMNIDDSGSEMTVYMCSRQGCRYLSKYQNVMCSCSNGRTTEEIKSDNSGSSVMNCRYGGAFLQNGSIMFLISDDLQIRPASPHFLAQLLSGLGLSETSRIREMPVEVSKEQVICLLTRSLVSKSPLSDVFLPNQGATSIHSKPETTTSPSSSIDVIGTDDSVLYLKVKVNKNTNKILYAEATDEFFDFLCSLLTVSIGSVIRALQGNSELGCIDNLYTSVEDLDEKWFGSGVKDIILDPGFAQHHNCKKQPLNFLDRIESFCMIDPRNSNNFAEEPSLFIVSDDLEVNPLSFASSFQLLREVKVPFSVIEEQVITVGMKEALSLLKAALTSPSSALTNGLSTFLEK from the exons ATGGCGACTAAGCAGCAAGAATCGCGACTTTCCTTGAAGCTGTTGATAGATGAGAAAACGAATCGAGTAGTTGCTGCAGAAGCAGAAAAGGACTTTGTGGATATACTTTTCAGCTTCCTCTCCTTCCCCATGGGAACGATAATCCGGGTCACCAGCTGTGAACAGATCAAAATCCCTGTCACTATTGGTTGTATGAACAATTTGTACCGTAGCATTCAAAATAGCCCAGTAAATTGGCACACACAACTCTGCAAAACCATGGTGCTGAACCCAAGAAATCCATGTGCTTGGTATTGCAAcaacttgaaaatgaacattgATGACTCAGGGTCGGAGATGACGGTGTACATGTGTTCTCGCCAGGGTTGCCGGTATTTGAGCAAGTACCAAAATGTTATGTGCAGTTGTTCTAATGGGAGGACTACCGAAGAAATTAAGTCTGATAATTCGGGGTCGTCAGTAATGAATTGCAGGTACGGGGGTGCGTTTTTGCAGAATGGGTCGATAATGTTTTTAATCAGTGATGATTTACAGATCAGACCTGCTTCCCCACACTTTCTTGCTCAACTCCTCTCCGGTTTGGGTTTAAGCGAAACGAGTCGAATCAGGGAGATGCCGGTTGAAGTTAGTAAGGAGCAG GTAATTTGTCTGCTCACACGTTCACTGGTTTCAAAGTCTCCATTAAGCGATGTCTTTCTGCCTAATCAAGGGGCAACGAGCATTCATTCGAAACCTGAAACAACAACTTCGCCATCATCCTCTATTGATGTGATTGGGACAGATGATTCCGTTTTGTATCTTAAAGTAAAAGTAAACAAGAATACGAACAAGATACTGTATGCTGAAGCCACAGATGAGTTCTTCGATTTCCTGTGTAGCTTGCTAACCGTGTCCATTGGGTCAGTGATAAGAGCTTTGCAAGGAAATTCGGAGTTAGGATGCATTGATAACTTATACACAAGTGTGGAAGACTTGGACGAAAAATGGTTTGGTTCGGGTGTTAAGGACATCATACTTGACCCTGGGTTTGCGCAGCATCATAATTGCAAGAAGCAACCCCTCAATTTTCTGGATCGTATCGAGAGTTTCTGTATGATTGACCCAAGGAACAGCAATAATTTTGCAGAGGAACCTTCTTTATTCATAGTTTCAGACGATTTGGAAGTGAATCCTTTATCTTTTGCATCAAGTTTTCAACTACTGAGGGAAGTGAAAGTGCCTTTCAGTGTTATTGAAGAACAAGTGATCACTGTTGGAATGAAAGAG GCATTGAGCTTACTGAAGGCAGCTCTTACATCGCCATCATCCGCTCTCACCAATGGATTAAGCACCTTCTTGGAGAAGTAG
- the LOC116006037 gene encoding mitochondrial uncoupling protein 1 — protein MGGDHGNAKSDISFAGTFASSAFAACFAEICTIPLDTAKVRLQLQKRAVEGDGMTLPKYRGMLGTVGTIAREEGLAALWKGIVPGLHRQCLFGGLRIGLYEPVKNFYVGKDHVGDVPLSKKVLAGLTTGALGITIANPTDLVKVRLQAEGKLPPGVPRRYSGALNAYSTIVRQEGIAALWTGLGPNVGRNAIINAAELASYDQVKQTILKIPGFTDNVLTHLLSGLGAGFFAVCIGSPVDVVKSRMMGDSTYKNTLDCFVKTLRNDGPLAFYKGFIPNFGRLGSWNVIMFLTLEQAKKFVRDLESSGR, from the exons ATGGGAGGTGATCACGGGAACGCCAAATCGGACATATCGTTTGCTGGTACCTTTGCCAGTAGCGCTTTTGCTGCTTGCTTCGCCGAG ATTTGTACTATTCCATTGGATACTGCTAAGGTTAGGCTTCAGCTTCAAAAGAGAGCTGTTGAAGGAGATGGAATGACTTTACCAAAGTACAGGGGAATGTTGGGTACAGTTGGAACAATTGCCAGGGAAGAAGGTCTAGCTGCACTGTGGAAGGGTATTGTACCAGGGTTACATCGTCAATGTCTATTTGGTGGCTTACGAATTGGGTTGTATGAACCT GTAAAGAACTTCTATGTGGGTAAAGATCATGTTGGGGATGTGCCACTGTCAAAGAAAGTCCTTGCTGGACTCACAACTG GTGCTCTGGGCATAACAATTGCAAACCCTACTGATCTTGTTAAGGTGAGGCTTCAAGCTGAAGGCAAATTACCTCCTGGTGTGCCAAGGCGTTATTCTGGAGCATTAAATGCTTATTCTACAATAGTGAGACAA GAAGGAATTGCAGCCCTGTGGACTGGACTTGGACCAAATGTTGGGCGAAATGCTATAATAAATGCAGCTGAATTAGCAAGTTATGACCAAGTGAAGCAG ACAATTCTAAAGATTCCTGGGTTCACAGACAATGTCCTTACTCATCTTTTATCGGGTCTCGGAGCTGGTTTCTTTGCCGTCTGCATAGGCTCCCCAGTTGATGTG GTTAAGTCAAGAATGATGGGAGATTCAACATACAAAAATACACTGGATTGCTTTGTGAAGACTTTGAGGAATGAT GGACCGCTTGCATTCTACAAAGGCTTTATACCAAATTTCGGTCGTCTAGGCTCATGGAATGTGATCATGTTTTTAACTCTGGAGCAG GCTAAGAAGTTTGTTAGAGATTTAGAGTCATCTGGAAGATAA
- the LOC116006316 gene encoding mRNA-capping enzyme isoform X1, with the protein MIASMDLNASPQPEDDDEIFGHQLEEESEEHIVQQINEHTDYVESAVEISRREREERIQRLKRQRPDDRPTYASHQRLNDEIFQEKKHKASKELPPGWLDCPGFGQEIGCIIPSKVPLSEAFNTYVPPGKRYSFRQVLHQQRVLGRKLGLVIDLTNTNRYYSTEEFRKDGIKHVKIKCKGRDSVPENESVNLFVNEVSQFLARQKHSKKFILVHCTHGHNRTGYMIVHYLMRTLPISVTQAIQIFADARPPGIYKPDYIDALYSFYHEKKPEAVVCPPTPEWKRSCEFDLNGDAMPDEDDDGVAVTPSHNSQETTQAVMTNDDILGDSIPSDQQESFRLFCYQALKLPPPGGRGILKFPGSHPVSLDRDNLQLLRQRYYYATWKADGTRYMMLITMDGCYLIDRKFEFRRVQMRFPCRAPSGGLPEKTHHFTLLDGEMIIDTLPDTQKQERRYLIYDMMALNHMPIVDRPFYERWKMIEKEIIEPRNSERQRIIQSRNPYYRYELEPFRVRRKDFWLLSAVTKLLKEFIPKLSHDADGLVFQGWDDPYVPRTHEGLLKWKYAEMNSVDFLFEIRDDRELLFLNDGKNLKLMDGNTVVFPDCSDPSVYSGKIIECSWNSDNQEWVCMRVRIDKGTPNDYHTYRKVLKSITDNITEDVLLNEIHEIIQLPMYADRIQSDSKARQHSSSARRR; encoded by the exons ATGATTGCCAGCATGGATTTAAATGCATCACCGCAACCggaggatgatgatgagatcTTTGGACATCAATTAGAGGAGGAATCCGAGGAGCATATTGTACAACAGATCAATGAACATACTGATTATGTTGAGAGTGCTGTGGAAATTTCCCGCCGG GAGCGTGAGGAAAGGATTCAACGACTTAAAAGACAGCGGCCAGATGACAGGCCAACTTATGCATCCCACCAACGCTTGAATGATGagatttttcaagaaaaaaaacacaaggCTTCCAAAGAGCTTCCTCcag GTTGGTTGGACTGCCCTGGATTTGGTCAGGAAATTGGTTGCATTATTCCATCCAAAGTTCCACTCAGCGAAGCCTTCAATACTTATGTTCCACCTGGAAAAAGGTACTCATTTAGGCAAGTGCTTCATCAACAGAGAGTTTTGGGAAGAAAG TTGGGTTTGGTGATTGATCTTACAAACACAAATAGGTACTATTCCACAGAAGAATTTAGAAAAGATGGAATCAAGCATGTCAAG ATCAAGTGCAAGGGACGTGACTCTGTACCTGAAAATGAGTCTgttaatttatttgttaatgaG GTTTCGCAATTCCTTGCTCGACAAAAGCACTCAAAGAAATTTATTCTAGTTCATTGCACACATGGCCATAATCGCACTGGGTATATGATCGTTCATTATCTTATGCGTACACTACCTATCTCTGTGACTCAG GCAATACAAATATTTGCGGATGCACGCCCTCCGGGGATATACAAACCAGACTATATTGATGCCTTGTACTCTTTTTATCATGAGAAAAAACCTGAAGCAGTTGTTTGCCCTCCAACACCTGAGTGGAAGAGATCTTGCGAATTTGATTTGAATGGTGACGCAATGccagatgaagatgatgatggtgTTGCTGTTACTCCTTCGCAT AATAGTCAGGAAACAACACAAGCTGTAATGACAAATGATGACATTCTGGGGGACAGTATTCCTAGTGACCAACAAGAATCATTTCGGCTGTTCTGCTATCAAGCACTGAAGTTACCACCACCTGGG GGAAGAGGAATTCTTAAATTTCCTGGTTCACATCCAGTTTCTCTCGACAG AGACAACTTACAATTGTTAAGGCAGCGTTACTATTATGCCACTTGGAAAGCGGATGGAACACGATACATGATGCTTATTACAATGGATGGCTGTTACCTAATTGATAGGAAGTTTGAATTCCGAAGGGTTCAGATGAGATTTCCTTGTCGGGCCCCCAGTGGT GGTTTACCTGAGAAGACCCATCACTTCACATTACTTGACGGGGAGATGATAATTGATACACTGCCCGACACACAGAAACAGGAACGAAGATACTTGATTTATGACATGATGGCGCTCAATCACATGCCTATCGTAGAT AGGCCTTTTTATGAACGATGGAAAATGATTGAGAAGGAAATTATTGAACCTCGGAATTCGGAACGTCAGCGTATAATTCAGAGCAGAAATCCATATTACAGATATGAACTGGAGCCTTTCAGG GTGAGAAGGAAGGACTTTTGGCTGCTCTCTGCAGTCACCAAACTTTTGAAGGAATTCATTCCAAAGCTTTCACATGATGCTGATGGTCTTGTTTTTCAG GGTTGGGATGATCCGTATGTTCCTCGAACACATGAGGGCCTCTTGAAGTGGAAATACGCAGAAATGAACTCAGTTGATTTCCTCTTTGAG ATCCGTGATGACCGTGAGCTACTTTTTCTTAATGATGGAAAAAATCTGAAACTGATGGATGGAAATACAGTTGTATTCCCAG ATTGTTCTGATCCTTCAGTTTACTCGGGTAAAATTATAGAGTGCTCTTGGAATTCCGATAATCAAGAATGGGTGTGCATGAGGGTTAGGATAGATAAAGGAACACCTAATGATTACCATACTTATCGGAAG
- the LOC116006240 gene encoding uncharacterized protein LOC116006240, whose protein sequence is MAAKQQEPRLSLKLLIDEERNRVVAAEAHKEFVEILFSFLTLPMGTVIRVTSSGGTKNAVKIGCMNNLCRVVEKLSNENWETENCKSMVLHPRNPLGNYCQKLKVNIDDSWSNTKYRCSWCCSRMSWYPNVSCTCGGKTSNHKITYGVNNEGAFLQKGRTMFIISDDLQIRPACPSVLARLLSNLGLSEMDGIREMLIEVSKEQVISLLARSLVSESPLSDVFLPNPTKHETKLPERTLQTTEQNEPPAPTPTPTPTPTLNLQVTLNKSTNKLLFAKATNEFFDFLCTFLTIPVGSIIHVLKRNLGGFGGCIYNLYTSVEELEDKWFGSCLKSAILNPQIAQYHNCKKQPLKLDELIESKLLLDPRPNQNFAGEPLLFIVLDNLDVKPLSSASSSLILRELKVPFRDVEDQVITVGMNEALSLLKAALTSPSSALTNGLASFLQKKKKKQEA, encoded by the exons ATGGCGGCTAAGCAGCAAGAACCGCGACTTTCGTTGAAGCTGTTGATAGATGAGGAGAGGAATCGAGTAGTTGCCGCGGAAGCGCACAAGGAGTTTGTGGAAATACTTTTCAGCTTCCTCACCCTCCCCATGGGAACGGTAATCAGGGTCACCAGCAGTGGAGGCACAAAAAACGCTGTAAAAATCGGGTGTATGAATAATCTGTGCCGTGTTGTTGAAAAACTGAGCAATGAAAATTGGGAGACAGAGAACTGCAAGAGCATGGTGCTGCATCCACGAAATCCACTAGGGAACTACTGCCAGAAGTTGAAAGTGAACATCGATGATTCTTGGTCCAATACGAAGTACCGTTGTTCTTGGTGCTGTTCTAGGATGAGCTGGTACCCAAATGTAAGCTGCACATGTGGAGGGAAGACCTCGAACCATAAAATTACGTATGGGGTAAATAATGAGGGTGCGTTTTTGCAGAAGGGGAGGACAATGTTCATAATCAGTGACGATTTACAAATCAGACCTGCTTGTCCAAGCGTTCTAGCTCGACTTCTATCCAATCTGGGTTTAAGTGAAATGGATGGAATCCGGGAGATGCTGATAGAAGTTAGCAAGGAGCAG GTAATCTCTCTGCTTGCTCGTTCACTGGTTTCAGAATCTCCTTTGAGTGATGTGTTTCTGCCTAACCCTACAAAACATGAGACAAAATTGCCTGAGAGGACATTGCAGACAACTGAACAAAATGAGCCCCCCGCCcctacccccacccccacccccacccccactctGAATCTTCAAGTAACATTAAACAAGTCAACAAACAAGTTATTGTTTGCTAAGGCCACTAATGAGTTCTTTGATTTCCTTTGTACCTTTCTTACCATTCCTGTTGGATCAATCATACATGTTTTGAAAAGAAACTTGGGGGGGTTTGGAGGATGCATATACAACTTGTACACGAGTGTAGAGGAGTTGGAAGATAAATGGTTTGGTTCTTGCCTTAAGTCTGCTATTCTCAATCCTCAGATTGCGCAATATCATAACTGCAAGAAGCAGCCTCTTAAATTGGATGAACTAATAGAGAGCAAACTTCTGCTTGACCCTAGGCCTAACCAGAATTTTGCGGGGGAACCTTTGTTATTCATAGTTTTAGACAATTTGGATGTGAAGCCTTTGTCTTCTGCATCAAGTTCCCTCATATTGAGGGAACTAAAAGTGCCTTTCAGAGATGTTGAAGATCAAGTGATCACCGTTGGCATGAATGAG GCATTGAGCTTACTGAAGGCTGCTCTTACATCGCCATCATCAGCTCTAACAAATGGCCTAGCCTCCTTtttgcagaagaagaagaagaagcaggaAGCATAA
- the LOC116005471 gene encoding ataxin-3 homolog produces the protein MEGATASNGGMLYHEVQESKLCAVHCVNTVLQGPFFSEFDLAALASDLDRRERQMMLRGAGTGDFIPEESHNVSLDGDFSIQVLEKALEVWDLQVIPLDSPVAEHAQIDPELENAFICHLQDHWFCIRKVNGEWYNFDSLYAAPEHLSKFYLSAYLDSLKGFGWSIFLVRGNFPKDCPITSSEASNGYGQWLTPEDAERITKSCNSAGRTGNRPGERQQQSGMEFQYRDQELLLDEDDEDLKAAIAASLMDSSPAVKTVVSSSTSEEENKGSKGESS, from the exons ATGGAAGGGGCAACAGCTAGCAATGGTGGGATGTTGTACCACGAGGTGCAGGAATCTAAGCTCTGCGCTGTGCATTGCGTGAACACTGTGTTGCAGGGTCCGTTCTTCTCGGAGTTCGATTTGGCGGCCCTCGCCTCCGATCTTGATCGCAGGGAGCGTCAGATGATGCTTCGAGGCGCTGGAACCGGCGATTTCATCCCGGAGGAGTCTCACAATGTCTCCCTCGACGGCGATTTCAGCATCCAG GTTTTGGAGAAGGCTTTGGAGGTTTGGGATTTGCAAGTCATTCCACTTGACAGCCCAGTTGCTGAGCATGCTCAAATTGACCCAGAACTGGAAAATGCATTTATTTGTCATTTGCAGGACCATTGGTTCTGTATCCGAAAAGTAAACGGGGAGTGGTATAATTTTGATAGTCTTTATGCTGCCCCAGAACACCTTTCTAAGTTTTACCTTTCAGCTTATCTCGACTCCTTGAAAGGTTTTGGCTGGAGCATTTTTCTGGTAAGGGGAAATTTTCCCAAGGACTGTCCAATCACTTCCTCTGAAGCGTCTAACGGTTATGGACAGTGGCTCACGCCTGAAGATGCAGAGAGGATTACAAAGTCTTGCAACTCGGCTGGGAGAACAGGTAACAGACCTGGTGAAAGGCAGCAGCAGTCTGGTATGGAATTCCAGTATAGGGATCAAGAACTCTTACTAGacgaagatgatgaagatttgaaAGCTGCAATAGCTGCAAGCTTGATGGATTCCTCACCTGCTGTCAAAACCGTAGTTAGCAGCAGCACttcagaagaagaaaataagggAAGCAAAGGAGAGAGTTCATGA
- the LOC116006316 gene encoding mRNA-capping enzyme isoform X2: MDLNASPQPEDDDEIFGHQLEEESEEHIVQQINEHTDYVESAVEISRREREERIQRLKRQRPDDRPTYASHQRLNDEIFQEKKHKASKELPPGWLDCPGFGQEIGCIIPSKVPLSEAFNTYVPPGKRYSFRQVLHQQRVLGRKLGLVIDLTNTNRYYSTEEFRKDGIKHVKIKCKGRDSVPENESVNLFVNEVSQFLARQKHSKKFILVHCTHGHNRTGYMIVHYLMRTLPISVTQAIQIFADARPPGIYKPDYIDALYSFYHEKKPEAVVCPPTPEWKRSCEFDLNGDAMPDEDDDGVAVTPSHNSQETTQAVMTNDDILGDSIPSDQQESFRLFCYQALKLPPPGGRGILKFPGSHPVSLDRDNLQLLRQRYYYATWKADGTRYMMLITMDGCYLIDRKFEFRRVQMRFPCRAPSGGLPEKTHHFTLLDGEMIIDTLPDTQKQERRYLIYDMMALNHMPIVDRPFYERWKMIEKEIIEPRNSERQRIIQSRNPYYRYELEPFRVRRKDFWLLSAVTKLLKEFIPKLSHDADGLVFQGWDDPYVPRTHEGLLKWKYAEMNSVDFLFEIRDDRELLFLNDGKNLKLMDGNTVVFPDCSDPSVYSGKIIECSWNSDNQEWVCMRVRIDKGTPNDYHTYRKVLKSITDNITEDVLLNEIHEIIQLPMYADRIQSDSKARQHSSSARRR; encoded by the exons ATGGATTTAAATGCATCACCGCAACCggaggatgatgatgagatcTTTGGACATCAATTAGAGGAGGAATCCGAGGAGCATATTGTACAACAGATCAATGAACATACTGATTATGTTGAGAGTGCTGTGGAAATTTCCCGCCGG GAGCGTGAGGAAAGGATTCAACGACTTAAAAGACAGCGGCCAGATGACAGGCCAACTTATGCATCCCACCAACGCTTGAATGATGagatttttcaagaaaaaaaacacaaggCTTCCAAAGAGCTTCCTCcag GTTGGTTGGACTGCCCTGGATTTGGTCAGGAAATTGGTTGCATTATTCCATCCAAAGTTCCACTCAGCGAAGCCTTCAATACTTATGTTCCACCTGGAAAAAGGTACTCATTTAGGCAAGTGCTTCATCAACAGAGAGTTTTGGGAAGAAAG TTGGGTTTGGTGATTGATCTTACAAACACAAATAGGTACTATTCCACAGAAGAATTTAGAAAAGATGGAATCAAGCATGTCAAG ATCAAGTGCAAGGGACGTGACTCTGTACCTGAAAATGAGTCTgttaatttatttgttaatgaG GTTTCGCAATTCCTTGCTCGACAAAAGCACTCAAAGAAATTTATTCTAGTTCATTGCACACATGGCCATAATCGCACTGGGTATATGATCGTTCATTATCTTATGCGTACACTACCTATCTCTGTGACTCAG GCAATACAAATATTTGCGGATGCACGCCCTCCGGGGATATACAAACCAGACTATATTGATGCCTTGTACTCTTTTTATCATGAGAAAAAACCTGAAGCAGTTGTTTGCCCTCCAACACCTGAGTGGAAGAGATCTTGCGAATTTGATTTGAATGGTGACGCAATGccagatgaagatgatgatggtgTTGCTGTTACTCCTTCGCAT AATAGTCAGGAAACAACACAAGCTGTAATGACAAATGATGACATTCTGGGGGACAGTATTCCTAGTGACCAACAAGAATCATTTCGGCTGTTCTGCTATCAAGCACTGAAGTTACCACCACCTGGG GGAAGAGGAATTCTTAAATTTCCTGGTTCACATCCAGTTTCTCTCGACAG AGACAACTTACAATTGTTAAGGCAGCGTTACTATTATGCCACTTGGAAAGCGGATGGAACACGATACATGATGCTTATTACAATGGATGGCTGTTACCTAATTGATAGGAAGTTTGAATTCCGAAGGGTTCAGATGAGATTTCCTTGTCGGGCCCCCAGTGGT GGTTTACCTGAGAAGACCCATCACTTCACATTACTTGACGGGGAGATGATAATTGATACACTGCCCGACACACAGAAACAGGAACGAAGATACTTGATTTATGACATGATGGCGCTCAATCACATGCCTATCGTAGAT AGGCCTTTTTATGAACGATGGAAAATGATTGAGAAGGAAATTATTGAACCTCGGAATTCGGAACGTCAGCGTATAATTCAGAGCAGAAATCCATATTACAGATATGAACTGGAGCCTTTCAGG GTGAGAAGGAAGGACTTTTGGCTGCTCTCTGCAGTCACCAAACTTTTGAAGGAATTCATTCCAAAGCTTTCACATGATGCTGATGGTCTTGTTTTTCAG GGTTGGGATGATCCGTATGTTCCTCGAACACATGAGGGCCTCTTGAAGTGGAAATACGCAGAAATGAACTCAGTTGATTTCCTCTTTGAG ATCCGTGATGACCGTGAGCTACTTTTTCTTAATGATGGAAAAAATCTGAAACTGATGGATGGAAATACAGTTGTATTCCCAG ATTGTTCTGATCCTTCAGTTTACTCGGGTAAAATTATAGAGTGCTCTTGGAATTCCGATAATCAAGAATGGGTGTGCATGAGGGTTAGGATAGATAAAGGAACACCTAATGATTACCATACTTATCGGAAG
- the LOC116006316 gene encoding mRNA-capping enzyme isoform X3, which translates to MIASMDLNASPQPEDDDEIFGHQLEEESEEHIVQQINEHTDYVESAVEISRREREERIQRLKRQRPDDRPTYASHQRLNDEIFQEKKHKASKELPPGWLDCPGFGQEIGCIIPSKVPLSEAFNTYVPPGKRYSFRQVLHQQRVLGRKLGLVIDLTNTNRYYSTEEFRKDGIKHVKIKCKGRDSVPENESVNLFVNEVSQFLARQKHSKKFILVHCTHGHNRTGYMIVHYLMRTLPISVTQAIQIFADARPPGIYKPDYIDALYSFYHEKKPEAVVCPPTPEWKRSCEFDLNGDAMPDEDDDGVAVTPSHNSQETTQAVMTNDDILGDSIPSDQQESFRLFCYQALKLPPPGGRGILKFPGSHPVSLDRDNLQLLRQRYYYATWKADGTRYMMLITMDGCYLIDRKFEFRRVQMRFPCRAPSGGLPEKTHHFTLLDGEMIIDTLPDTQKQERRYLIYDMMALNHMPIVDRPFYERWKMIEKEIIEPRNSERQRIIQSRNPYYRYELEPFRVRRKDFWLLSAVTKLLKEFIPKLSHDADGLVFQIRDDRELLFLNDGKNLKLMDGNTVVFPDCSDPSVYSGKIIECSWNSDNQEWVCMRVRIDKGTPNDYHTYRKVLKSITDNITEDVLLNEIHEIIQLPMYADRIQSDSKARQHSSSARRR; encoded by the exons ATGATTGCCAGCATGGATTTAAATGCATCACCGCAACCggaggatgatgatgagatcTTTGGACATCAATTAGAGGAGGAATCCGAGGAGCATATTGTACAACAGATCAATGAACATACTGATTATGTTGAGAGTGCTGTGGAAATTTCCCGCCGG GAGCGTGAGGAAAGGATTCAACGACTTAAAAGACAGCGGCCAGATGACAGGCCAACTTATGCATCCCACCAACGCTTGAATGATGagatttttcaagaaaaaaaacacaaggCTTCCAAAGAGCTTCCTCcag GTTGGTTGGACTGCCCTGGATTTGGTCAGGAAATTGGTTGCATTATTCCATCCAAAGTTCCACTCAGCGAAGCCTTCAATACTTATGTTCCACCTGGAAAAAGGTACTCATTTAGGCAAGTGCTTCATCAACAGAGAGTTTTGGGAAGAAAG TTGGGTTTGGTGATTGATCTTACAAACACAAATAGGTACTATTCCACAGAAGAATTTAGAAAAGATGGAATCAAGCATGTCAAG ATCAAGTGCAAGGGACGTGACTCTGTACCTGAAAATGAGTCTgttaatttatttgttaatgaG GTTTCGCAATTCCTTGCTCGACAAAAGCACTCAAAGAAATTTATTCTAGTTCATTGCACACATGGCCATAATCGCACTGGGTATATGATCGTTCATTATCTTATGCGTACACTACCTATCTCTGTGACTCAG GCAATACAAATATTTGCGGATGCACGCCCTCCGGGGATATACAAACCAGACTATATTGATGCCTTGTACTCTTTTTATCATGAGAAAAAACCTGAAGCAGTTGTTTGCCCTCCAACACCTGAGTGGAAGAGATCTTGCGAATTTGATTTGAATGGTGACGCAATGccagatgaagatgatgatggtgTTGCTGTTACTCCTTCGCAT AATAGTCAGGAAACAACACAAGCTGTAATGACAAATGATGACATTCTGGGGGACAGTATTCCTAGTGACCAACAAGAATCATTTCGGCTGTTCTGCTATCAAGCACTGAAGTTACCACCACCTGGG GGAAGAGGAATTCTTAAATTTCCTGGTTCACATCCAGTTTCTCTCGACAG AGACAACTTACAATTGTTAAGGCAGCGTTACTATTATGCCACTTGGAAAGCGGATGGAACACGATACATGATGCTTATTACAATGGATGGCTGTTACCTAATTGATAGGAAGTTTGAATTCCGAAGGGTTCAGATGAGATTTCCTTGTCGGGCCCCCAGTGGT GGTTTACCTGAGAAGACCCATCACTTCACATTACTTGACGGGGAGATGATAATTGATACACTGCCCGACACACAGAAACAGGAACGAAGATACTTGATTTATGACATGATGGCGCTCAATCACATGCCTATCGTAGAT AGGCCTTTTTATGAACGATGGAAAATGATTGAGAAGGAAATTATTGAACCTCGGAATTCGGAACGTCAGCGTATAATTCAGAGCAGAAATCCATATTACAGATATGAACTGGAGCCTTTCAGG GTGAGAAGGAAGGACTTTTGGCTGCTCTCTGCAGTCACCAAACTTTTGAAGGAATTCATTCCAAAGCTTTCACATGATGCTGATGGTCTTGTTTTTCAG ATCCGTGATGACCGTGAGCTACTTTTTCTTAATGATGGAAAAAATCTGAAACTGATGGATGGAAATACAGTTGTATTCCCAG ATTGTTCTGATCCTTCAGTTTACTCGGGTAAAATTATAGAGTGCTCTTGGAATTCCGATAATCAAGAATGGGTGTGCATGAGGGTTAGGATAGATAAAGGAACACCTAATGATTACCATACTTATCGGAAG